The window CAGTTACGCAGAGGGGTTACTGATCTGGCTCTTTCCCACAGATGCCACTATCAAATAGTGCGGAGAAGCTAGCAGAGTCACTGCTGACGTATTATATCACTGCTTGATAAGTCATGTTTGAATAACCAAAATTGGTCAAACAGATCCCTGAAGACAAATTGCAAGTCATCAACCTTCAACCTGAATCCTAATTTTTATCAATAACAAGGAGAGTtcctatttatcttattttttctatattttcttcgcTGAAACTTCTTCACTCCTACTTATTTTGCTTCCCTCTTTCTAAGATTTATTGCTTCCTGCCCTGATATTTGGGGAGGGAAAAAAGAGGGGGCTGTGATTTAGTTTCCTGTCAAGACTCAAATGAAATACACTGCCTCTTTATCACTAAAACCCTCCAGTTGGCCAATTTTAAATGAGGTGACAGGACATTAACTCAGAACCCTCTGCCCACTATCTTCCTCTGCACTGACCCCTAGCCAGACTTGTGGGGATGGAAAGCAAAATGATGAGTGTCCAGACATCTTCTCTTCTCTGGAGTGTTCCACCAACCAAACTGCACCAATAACTCTAAGCTATTAATGGGAAAAATCCCCAAGAGACATATGCACAAGTCTAAtcagcttttattctttttagaggcagggtcttgctctgttgcccaggctggagtgcagtggcacaatcatggctcactgcagcctccaactcccaggctcaagagatccacctgccttagcctcccgagtagctgagactacagatatgagccactatTCCTGGCtaagttctttcattttctttctttttttttctttctttttttgagagatgaggtctcgctacattgcccagactggtatcaaactcctggtctcaagtcatcttccttcctcagtctcccaagttgctaggattacaggcatgagccaccatgactggctctACTCAGCTTTCTATAGGCAAAAGTTCATCTAAGTGCAGTTTGTTTGGTGCAACACTCCGAAGAAGATAACTTTCTTAAGCCAGAGGGAATATGAAGATCTTTGCTTCTCTAGCTGCCCTTTCATTATCCAATAACATTTACGATTCATCAAAACATGGGTCTATCTCCGCATAGGAGAAATCATTGGCATTTACATACCCGTCACCACTAGGGTTGGTTACGGTTCCTTTGACCCAGTAGTCCCTCATAATCAAGTTGATTTCCCTCTTAAGAGATTAGTTCTTTAAACTTCTGCTCTGGTCTTTTTCTGCCCCCCTTAGGTCATGGATTATATGGGACTTTTGAAATGTTATCCTCCTGGAGGAAAACTAGAGAAGACCAACATGTTAAAGAGAGAACTGCAGCAGTCTATGCAGACTCCATGCTTCCCTTTTCTCTCACCACTGCCATGTACCTGGTCACCTTTGGCATAGGGGCCAGCCCTTTCACGAACATTGAGGCAGCCAGGATTTTCTGCTGCAATTCCTGTATTGCAATCTTCTTCAACTACCTCTATGTACTCTCGTTTTATGGTTCCAGCCTAGTGTTCACTGGCTACATAGAAAACAATTACCAGCATAGTATCTTCTGTAGAAAAGTCCCAAAGCCTGAGGCATTGCAGGAGAAGCCGGCATGGTACAGGTTTCTCCTGACGGCCAGATTCAGTGAAGACACAGCTGAAGGCGAGGAAGCGAACACTTACGAGAGTCACCTATTGGTATGTTTCCTCAAACGCTATTACTGTGACTGGATAACCAACACCTATGTCAAGCCTTTTGTAGTTCTCTTTTAccttatttatatttcctttgcCTTAATGGGCTATCTGCAGGTCAGTGAAGGGTCAGACCTTAGTAACATTGTAGCAACCGCGACACAAACCATCGAGTACACTACTGCCCAGCAAAAGTACTTTAGCAACTACAGTCCTGTGATTGGGTTTTACATATATGAGTCTATAGAATACTGGAACACTAGTGTCCAAGAAGATGTTCTAGAATACACCAAGGGGTTTGTGCGGATATCCTGGTTTGAGAGCTATTTAAATTACCTTCGGAAACTCAATGTATCCACTGGCTTGCCTAAGAAAAATTTCACAGACATGTTGAGGAATTCCTTTCTGAAAGCCCCTcaattttcacattttcaagAGGACATCAtcttctctaaaaaatacaatgatGAGGTCGATGTAGTGGCCTCCAGAATGTTTTTGGTGGCCAAGACCATGGAAACAAACAGAGAAGAACTCTATGATCTCTTGGAAACCCTGAGGAGACTTTCTGTCACCTCCAAGGTGAAATTCATCGTCTTCAATCCGTCCTTTGTGTACATGGATCGATATGCCTCCTCTCTGGGAGCCCCCCTGCACAACTCCTGCATCAGTGCTTTGTTCCTGCTCTTCTTCTCGGCATTCCTGGTGGCAGATTCACTGATTAACGTCTGGATCACTCTAACAGTTGTGTCCGTGGAGTTTGGAGTGATAGGTTTCATGACATTATGGAAAGTAGAACTGGACTGCATTTCTGTGCTATGCTTAATTTATGGAATTAATTACACAATTGACAATTGTGCTCCAATGTTATCCACATTTGTTCTGGGCAAGGATTTCACAAGAACTAAATGGGTAAAAAATGCCCTGGAAGTGCATGGGGTAGCTATTTTACAGAGTTACCTCTGCTATATTGTTGGTCTGATTCCTCTTGCAGCTGTGCCTTCAAATCTGACCTGTACACTGTTCAGGTGCTTGTTTTTAATAGCATTTGTCACCTTCTTTCACTGCTTTGCCATTTTACCTGTGATACTGACTTTCCTGCCACcctctaagaaaaaaaggaaagagaagaaaaatcctgAGAACCGGGAGGAAATTGAGTGTGTAGAAATGGTAGATATCGATAGTACCCGTGTGGTTGACCAAATTACAA of the Pongo abelii isolate AG06213 chromosome X, NHGRI_mPonAbe1-v2.0_pri, whole genome shotgun sequence genome contains:
- the PTCHD1 gene encoding patched domain-containing protein 1 translates to MLRQVLHRGLRTCFSRLGHFIASHPVFFASAPVLISILLGASFSRYQVEESVEHLLAPQHSLAKIERNLVNSLFPVNRSKHRLYSDLQTPGRYGRVIVTSFQKANMLDQHHTDLILKLHAAVTKIQVPRPGFNYTFAHICILNNDKTCIVDDIVHVLEELKNARATNRTNFAITYPITHLKDGRAVYNGHQLGGVTVHSKDRVKSAEAIQLTYYLQSINSLNDMVAERWESSFCDTVRLFQKSNSKVKMYPYTSSSLREDFQKTSRVSERYLVTSLILVVAMAILCCSMQDCVRSKPWLGLLGLVTISLATLTAAGIINLTGGKYNSTFLGVPFVMLGHGLYGTFEMLSSWRKTREDQHVKERTAAVYADSMLPFSLTTAMYLVTFGIGASPFTNIEAARIFCCNSCIAIFFNYLYVLSFYGSSLVFTGYIENNYQHSIFCRKVPKPEALQEKPAWYRFLLTARFSEDTAEGEEANTYESHLLVCFLKRYYCDWITNTYVKPFVVLFYLIYISFALMGYLQVSEGSDLSNIVATATQTIEYTTAQQKYFSNYSPVIGFYIYESIEYWNTSVQEDVLEYTKGFVRISWFESYLNYLRKLNVSTGLPKKNFTDMLRNSFLKAPQFSHFQEDIIFSKKYNDEVDVVASRMFLVAKTMETNREELYDLLETLRRLSVTSKVKFIVFNPSFVYMDRYASSLGAPLHNSCISALFLLFFSAFLVADSLINVWITLTVVSVEFGVIGFMTLWKVELDCISVLCLIYGINYTIDNCAPMLSTFVLGKDFTRTKWVKNALEVHGVAILQSYLCYIVGLIPLAAVPSNLTCTLFRCLFLIAFVTFFHCFAILPVILTFLPPSKKKRKEKKNPENREEIECVEMVDIDSTRVVDQITTV